Proteins from one Triticum aestivum cultivar Chinese Spring chromosome 7A, IWGSC CS RefSeq v2.1, whole genome shotgun sequence genomic window:
- the LOC123148145 gene encoding uncharacterized protein, translating to MPHRTTMKSREALWLRSPRNQWPIRLLVTQVKETTCKVYRNSVGSTRTIPPGPDEEATEMELWKKRLTPHTSRFHNSLDGGGSGVIGPLEHKPQDVNNTGPMEPCPLVQPLLLLVTPVVYGDRALAGG from the exons ATGCCGCATCGGACGACAATGAAATCTAGAGAGGCTCTATGGCTCAGGTCGCCACGAAACCAGTGGCCCATCCGGCTCCTTGTGACACAAGTGAAGGAAACAACATGCAAGGTGTACAGAAACAGCGTGGGATCGACCAGAACGATACCGCCTGGGCCGGATG AAGAAGCAACTGAGATGGAATTATGGAAGAAGAGGCTAACACCACACACATCCAGATTCCA CAACTCATTAGACGGCGGTGGCAGTGGCGTGATTGGCCCACTTGAACACAAACCACAGGACGTCAACAACACAGGGCCTATGGAACCTTGTCCTCTGGTCCAACCATTGCTTCTCCTCGTGACACCTGTGGTCTACGGTGACAGGGCCTTGGCTGGCGGCTAA